DNA sequence from the Paenibacillus physcomitrellae genome:
CACAAAATGAAAAGGTAAAACCATGGCTGATCCGGGTAGCTTATCATGCTTTCATCGATAAAACCCGCAAGGACAGCCGGATGAAAACCTATGACTCCGACTATTTCCGTTCGCTGCCGGATTTGGACACGCCTGAAGCGCAGCTTATGAAATCGGAGAATAAGGAGCAGCTGTATGAACGGCTTGGACGCCTTTCGGAGCAGCAGCAGGAGGCCATTCATCTTTATGATATTCAAGGTTATTCCTACCGCGAGGCTTCAGAAATGATGGGCATGAAATTATCCCGTTATAAAATTGTCTTGTACCGGGCCCGGCAGCGGCTTAAGCAGGACTGCATGAACGGCAGCCAGACTTTCTTGGAGGTCATTTAAAGCGGTAAAGAAAGGACGACAGCTATGAGCATAGATTATGCTGTGGCGTCGCTGAATGTCGGCAAACCCCAGCCGCTGAAAGCGAACGCGAAGGAAGTTATGTCCGGGTTTAACAAGCAGGCTACCGAGGAGCAATTGTATTTGTCAGCGACCCAGCTGCAGGGCGACGGACAGGGCGACACGGTTCACCACGGCGGAGCAGATAAAGCGGTATGTGTATACTGCTTCAAGCATTATCCATTTTGGGAAGAGAAGCTTGGCCTGACTTTCAAACCAGGAGCGTTTGGCGAGAACGTCACGCTTCACGATTTGACGGAAGAAGAGGTCAGAATCGGCGATATTTTCAAATGGGGAGAAGCGGTTGTACAAGTCAGTCAGCCCAGACAGCCTTGTTATAAAATTGCCGCTTTCCACGGGGTTCCGGAATTGACCGTTTATGTGGAACAAACCGGCTACACCGGTTTTTATCTGCGGGTTCTGGAGCCGGGTACCGTAAGCCAAAAGGATTGTTTGACCTTGTTGGAGCAGGCCCCGCAGGGAATAACCGTTGCTTACGCTAACTACATTAAATACCGCAGCAAGACGGACAAGGAAGGACTTGAACGGGTTCTGGCCGTGGAGGCCTTGTCAGACAGCTGGCGCAGCTCGCTGACGAAGCGCTTGGAGAAGCTTGGCTAAGCGGCTGGCGGGTTATTTTCTAAACTTGGAAGCAATTCAAATAGAAGAGGGTTCCTTTACCGATCGGGTAAGGGTGCCTCTTCTTTTTTTGATAGAAATTTAAACTATCGAGGTTTGAACAAGCCAAAGTGTTAGCCTATAATGATGGATGATTTTGGGATATTAATAACAAGAAGTACCATAAAATTAAAGGAGGAACAGAGAAGATGGAACAAACAGATGGTCAAAAAGGCGGAGAGTCAGCGATAGATGAAACCGACTCACTTTATTGGATCAAGAGGCTGAGAGAGACGAGTGAGGACATTTTTCTGCACAGTTACAGGGTGGCATCGGTCGCAGAGCTGATGGGAGAAAAGCTGGAGCTGTCGGATAAAGAGCTGGGGGATCTGCGCAGAGGCTGTTTCCTGCATGACATTGGAAAGGTTATGATTCCGCCTGACGTCCTTCACAAAACTGGACCGCTAAGCGATGGGGAGAACATGATGCTGGAGCTTCATCCTGTGCTTGGAGAATTGATTGTTTCGACGGTTGAGGGGTTAGGCCCTGACGTATGGGCGACGGTAGGCTCCCACCATGAAAGATGGGACGGGGCAGGGTATCCGAATCGATTAAAGGGAGAGCGTATTCCGCTTTATGCGCGGATCTGCAGAATTGCGGATGCGTTTGACCATTTACTTCTAGAACGTACTGTACATAAGAGGAAAGCTCTAGAGGAAGCTAAAAGCCAGTTGAAGCAAGGCAGCAATCAAGAATTTGACGCATACTTAATTTCGATCTTTCTAACCCTAACGAACGAGATGTTGAGCATTTATTCTCTATAATGGGGTAATAGGGAGTAGTCTCAACCTTAACAGCATGCGCTTCACTTTAGTTCTAAAAAGGTTCATAATAGGAAAAGTAAACCATATTTACAAGGAGGATTCTTGGAAATGGCGAATTCACTTCAGGACAGAGTTGCACTAAATAACGGCGTACAAATGCCTTGGTTCGGCCTTGGCGTCTTTAAGGTGAAAGAAGGCAGCGAAGTGGTGGAATCGGTGAAAGCTGCTATTAAAAATGGTTACCGCAGCATCGATACCGCAGCCGTTTACAAAAATGAAGAAGGCGTTGGACAAGCTGTCGCGGAAGCGATGAAGGAGTACGGCGTTTCGCGAGAAGAGCTGTTTATCACCTCGAAAGTATGGAACTCGGATCAAGGCTATCAAAGCACATTGGATGCTTTTGAGCTTTCCC
Encoded proteins:
- a CDS encoding sigma-70 family RNA polymerase sigma factor; this encodes MKSDSLDKIYREYQMDVYRYLLGLCKDHFTAEDLMQETFCRAFIHLDQTQNEKVKPWLIRVAYHAFIDKTRKDSRMKTYDSDYFRSLPDLDTPEAQLMKSENKEQLYERLGRLSEQQQEAIHLYDIQGYSYREASEMMGMKLSRYKIVLYRARQRLKQDCMNGSQTFLEVI
- a CDS encoding HD-GYP domain-containing protein is translated as MEQTDGQKGGESAIDETDSLYWIKRLRETSEDIFLHSYRVASVAELMGEKLELSDKELGDLRRGCFLHDIGKVMIPPDVLHKTGPLSDGENMMLELHPVLGELIVSTVEGLGPDVWATVGSHHERWDGAGYPNRLKGERIPLYARICRIADAFDHLLLERTVHKRKALEEAKSQLKQGSNQEFDAYLISIFLTLTNEMLSIYSL
- a CDS encoding MOSC domain-containing protein: MSIDYAVASLNVGKPQPLKANAKEVMSGFNKQATEEQLYLSATQLQGDGQGDTVHHGGADKAVCVYCFKHYPFWEEKLGLTFKPGAFGENVTLHDLTEEEVRIGDIFKWGEAVVQVSQPRQPCYKIAAFHGVPELTVYVEQTGYTGFYLRVLEPGTVSQKDCLTLLEQAPQGITVAYANYIKYRSKTDKEGLERVLAVEALSDSWRSSLTKRLEKLG